The Daucus carota subsp. sativus chromosome 7, DH1 v3.0, whole genome shotgun sequence genome window below encodes:
- the LOC108195065 gene encoding uncharacterized protein LOC108195065 produces the protein MVIFAVSTGCYRFRIEPIHIVKLMMSDKDWTGKERITLLHAWVSENLYDVALQLLEVEHHKKELALTTDKNALLVLAKNPPVFAGTAQSVFWRLLNTVSDFHGDPSCVGKAVKSGFKVLAHNIETVEEQQSTVRDHHANFKQFIDVLMKDKEMLLLGL, from the exons ATGGTAATATTTGCAGTTTCCACTGGGTGCTATAGATTTAGAATTGAACCCATACATATTGTCAAATTAATGATGTCAGATAAAGATTGGACTGGCAAGGAAAGAATAACGTTACTGCACGCTTGGGTCAGTGAAAATTTATACG ATGTTGCATTACAATTACTGGAAGTGGAACATCACAAGAAAGAATTGGCTCTGACAACTGACAAGAATGCACTCCTTGTTTTGGCTAAAAATCCCCCTGTATTTGCTGGAACAGCGCAGTCTGTATTTTGGAGACTACTTAATACAG TTTCTGATTTTCATGGAGACCCGAGCTGTGTAGGGAAAGCTGTAAAATCTGGATTCAAAGTCTTAGCTCATAATATTGAAACAGTTGAAGAGCAACAAAGTACGGTCCGAGACCACCATGCCAATTTTAAGCAATTTATTGATGTCCTAATGAAAGACAAAGAAATGCTCCTGCTGGGACTCTGA
- the LOC108195063 gene encoding uncharacterized protein LOC108195063 — protein MGSSSEAHILQQVSELVDIPEVDMKFYGRKLTDYKEELKLIGVMFEVNEACRFIGNQLMSIAASSNLTRDNVLAILKFIKFLRANLNSPAQFINSIQGGKWLWTKQGYRAPGESVLYSDEWKAASEVSNIPFIDETYYGANLNDFREELELIGVIVNFAGNYKLVGDNLKSSACSSSLTPGALHLMLDCLRHLNSNNIVNALKDNNCINTHVGFRTPSECYLPGSDWGCLLQVFSCFPLIDVNFYGSEIFLFKDELKQIGVVVDFGEASKKFERVFRQQAELQFIGKVNVLILLQCCRKLKTSNPLPTDLKKCIREVNWLRTRLGDYRAPTDCILYGQSWKSISSISLLPFIDDSDNQYGMAIHKYDKELKSMGVVSSFKDGAHYVLNGLNLPQDPSRITPEHVYSLLECIRRYKPKNDNLETHELFPSTFLEKIGRQWLKTYSGYSTPQRCLLFSPEWADFLERGDGPFLDEDFYGSKLREYKNELHSLGVIVDTRDGCSLLASYLGFHSIFTPVSRIYNYLIEFKWKPNDNDKKDIWIPSSREYGQWVSFENCVIQDKHGLLGSRLHVLEKHYTGKLLSFFSITYGVKMSPSIDDYCEIWKTWEASGHQLTHDESCAYWGFVVKNWSLRTEETLARRMLKLPVHSGSNAINLVNKQDVFIADDLQLKDLFEKSSFSSLFVWYPQPSMKSLPRTKLLEIYSKIGVRNISESVQHKLSAVDTVSLKQLNPREIFIGKELLRLILGFLADISPNMEAGIRHNVVRVLLQVVVLEAGDKITMCHTLSLSSGKILKVEARQMLRWERQISKLFVQKLAKNGGHKNFIEYASEFSEVVAGGLLWENEDHARQLADLVRLGFLVEFNEEAIMYLMKTKNLQTFLEDEEFLSSIFPDE, from the coding sequence ATGGGCTCGTCATCAGAAGCACACATCTTACAGCAAGTGTCAGAGCTTGTTGACATTCCAGAAGTTGATATGAAGTTTTATGGTCGCAAACTAACTGATTACAAGGAGGAGCTGAAATTAATTGGTGTGATGTTTGAGGTAAATGAAGCATGCAGATTCATAGGAAACCAGCTTATGTCTATTGCAGCATCTTCTAATTTAACAAGAGATAATGTACTCGCAATTTTGAAGTTCATCAAGTTCTTGAGGGCTAATTTAAATTCGCCTGCACAATTTATTAATAGTATACAAGGTGGGAAATGGCTGTGGACTAAGCAAGGTTACAGGGCCCCAGGCGAGTCAGTTTTATATAGTGATGAGTGGAAAGCTGCTTCTGAAGTTAGTAACATTCCCTTTATTGATGAAACTTATTATGGAGCCAATCTAAATGATTTTAGAGAAGAACTGGAGCTAATTGGTGTGATAGTGAATTTTGCTGGTAACTACAAACTAGTTGGTGATAACTTGAAATCTTCAGCTTGCTCAAGTTCTCTTACACCTGGGGCCCTCCATTTGATGCTGGACTGCCTCCGCCATTTGAACTCAAACAATATTGTTAATGCTCTCAAGGATAATAACTGCATCAACACACATGTTGGGTTCAGAACTCCTTCAGAATGCTATTTACCTGGCTCTGATTGGGGATGCCTTTTGCAGGTCTTTAGCTGCTTCCCGCTCATAGATGTAAATTTCTATGGGAGCGAAATATTCTTGTTCAAAGATGAATTAAAGCAAATTGGAGTAGTGGTTGATTTTGGTGAGgcatcaaaaaaatttgaacgTGTATTCAGGCAACAAGCAGAGTTACAATTTATTGGCAAAGTTAATGTTCTTATACTTCTGCAATGTTGCAGAAAGCTGAAGACCTCAAATCCGCTTCCAACAGATCTAAAGAAGTGTATTCGTGAGGTGAATTGGTTGCGTACTCGACTCGGTGATTATAGAGCGCCAACAGATTGCATTCTTTATGGCCAATCTTGGAAGTCTATCTCATCAATCTCTTTGCTTCCTTTCATTGATGATAGTGATAATCAGTATGGTATGGCCATTCATAAATATGACAAGGAGCTCAAGAGTATGGGTGTTGTCTCTTCTTTTAAAGATGGAGCACATTATGTTTTGAATGGCCTTAATTTGCCACAGGATCCTAGCAGAATAACTCCTGAACATGTATATTCATTGCTGGAATGTATCCGTAGGTATAAGCCGAAGAATGACAATTTGGAGACTCATGAGCTTTTTCCATCAACATTTCTGGAAAAAATAGGTAGACAGTGGTTGAAAACCTATTCAGGCTACAGTACTCCACAGAGGTGCTTGCTCTTCAGTCCTGAGTGGGCCGATTTTCTAGAAAGGGGCGACGGACCTTTCCTAGATGAAGACTTCTATGGTTCCAAACTCAGGGAATACAAAAATGAGCTTCATTCTCTGGGAGTTATTGTTGACACTAGAGATGGTTGTTCTTTGCTTGCAAGTTACCTAGGTTTCCATTCTATATTCACCCCTGTGAGtcgaatatataactatttgaTTGAATTTAAGTGGAAGCCTAATGACAACGACAAGAAAGATATTTGGATTCCAAGTAGTAGAGAATATGGTCAGTGGGTGAGCTTTGAAAATTGCGTCATTCAGGACAAGCATGGTCTACTGGGATCGCGCTTGCATGTTCTAGAGAAGCACTATACAGGTAAGTTGCTTAGTTTTTTCTCCATTACTTACGGAGTTAAAATGAGCCCCTCCATTGATGATTATTGTGAAATTTGGAAGACATGGGAAGCTTCTGGCCACCAACTAACTCATGATGAGTCTTGTGCCTATTGGGGATTTGTTGTGAAGAACTGGAGCTTGAGGACAGAAGAAACATTGGCTCGACGGATGTTAAAACTGCCTGTACATTCAGGCTCAAATGCAATAAATCTCGTGAATAAACAGGACGTATTCATTGCGGATGACCTGCAGCTGAAGGATCTTTTTGAAAAGTCTTCTTTTAGTTCGCTATTTGTTTGGTATCCCCAACCGAGCATGAAATCTCTGCCCAGAACTAAGTTGCTAGAAATTTATAGCAAAATAGGTGTTAGAAATATCTCTGAGTCTGTGCAGCACAAACTTTCTGCAGTGGATACTGTAAGCCTGAAGCAACTGAACCCAAGGGAAATATTTATTGGAAAAGAGTTGTTGAGACTTATTCTTGGATTTCTAGCTGACATTTCACCCAATATGGAAGCAGGTATCAGGCACAATGTTGTCAGAGTCCTCCTTCAAGTTGTTGTCCTTGAGGCGGGTGACAAAATAACAATGTGCCATACTTTATCATTATCATCTGGTAAAATCCTTAAAGTTGAAGCAAGGCAAATGCTAAGATGGGAGAGACAAATTTCAAAGCTTTTCGTGCAGAAATTGGCCAAGAATGGAGGACATAAAAATTTCATTGAGTATGCTTCAGAATTTTCTGAAGTAGTGGCTGGGGGCTTATTATGGGAGAATGAAGATCATGCACGTCAGCTTGCAGACCTTGTTAGGTTGGGTTTTCTCGTAGAATTCAATGAGGAGGCAATTATGTATCTCATGAAGACGAAAAATCTGCAGACATTTTTGGAGGATGAAGAGTTTCTTTCTTCCATCTTTCCAGATGAATAG
- the LOC108195427 gene encoding protein STRUBBELIG-RECEPTOR FAMILY 2 isoform X1, whose product MSARSLLLYFTLLVFFALGLQASAETDVLDAKALQDLYRTLNTPSQLKGWRTDGWDPCAESWTGVRCNGPSVIQLIIPGLQLGGNLGFQLSNLRNLKQLDISSNYIQGEIPYHLPANVTHLNLANNNFSQKIPYSLTNMKHLRHLNLSHNSLSGPIGNVLTGLTNLKEMDLSFNNFTGDLPSSFEDLKNLTSLFLESNGFTGSVNILSNLPLSDLDIRDNHFSGVIPQTFQSILNLWIGGNRFHRGEGLVPWLFPWESTPSPPSIESSKIDNHPSHHEHKHKKKGFGPGGIAS is encoded by the exons ATGTCTGCCAGGAGCTTGTTGCTGTATTTTACTCTTCTCGTCTTCTTTGCCCTAGGCTTGCAAGCTTCGGCTGAGACTGATGTTCTCGATG CCAAAGCTCTTCAAGACCTGTACAGAACCCTTAATACTCCGTCACAGCTCAAGGGATGGAGGACGGATGGGTGGGATCCATGTGCAGAATCATGGACAGGAGTTCGCTGCAATGGCCCTTCAGTTATTCAGCT TATAATTCCTGGGCTTCAGCTTGGTGGTAACCTAGGGTTCCAACTCTCTAATCTTCGTAACTTGAAGCAGCT GGATATCAGCTCAAATTACATTCAGGGTGAAATTCCGTACCACTTGCCTGCTAATGTCACACATTT AAACTTGGCCAACAACAATTTTAGCCAGAAGATTCCTTACTCCTTGACAAACATGAAGCATCTTCGGCATCT GAACCTAAGCCACAACTCACTGTCTGGACCAATTGGAAACGTTCTCACAGGACTCACAAATCTCAAAGAAAT GGATTTGTCATTCAATAATTTTACCGGAGATCTACCCAGTTCATTTGAAGATTTGAAAAATCTAACAAGCTT GTTCTTAGAAAGCAATGGATTTACTGGATCTGTTAATATTCTGTCTAACCTCCCGCTCTCGGATCT GGATATCCGAGATAACCACTTTAGCGGTGTTATTCCACAGACGTTTCAATCTATTCTTAACCTCTG GATAGGGGGAAACAGATTCCACAGAGGAGAAGGTCTTGTACCCTGGTTATTTCCATGGGAAAGTACACCGAGTCCACCATCTATTGAGTCGAGTAAAATTGACAATCATCCATCTCATCATGAACACAAGCACAAAAAGAAAGGATTCGGTCCCGGTGGAATAGCTTCTTAG
- the LOC108195427 gene encoding protein STRUBBELIG-RECEPTOR FAMILY 2 isoform X2: MSARSLLLYFTLLVFFALGLQASAETDVLDAKALQDLYRTLNTPSQLKGWRTDGWDPCAESWTGVRCNGPSVIQLIIPGLQLGGNLGFQLSNLRNLKQLDISSNYIQGEIPYHLPANVTHLNLANNNFSQKIPYSLTNMKHLRHLNLSHNSLSGPIGNVLTGLTNLKEMDLSFNNFTGDLPSSFEDLKNLTSLFLESNGFTGSVNILSNLPLSDLDIRDNHFSGVIPQTFQSILNLWGKQIPQRRRSCTLVISMGKYTESTIY; this comes from the exons ATGTCTGCCAGGAGCTTGTTGCTGTATTTTACTCTTCTCGTCTTCTTTGCCCTAGGCTTGCAAGCTTCGGCTGAGACTGATGTTCTCGATG CCAAAGCTCTTCAAGACCTGTACAGAACCCTTAATACTCCGTCACAGCTCAAGGGATGGAGGACGGATGGGTGGGATCCATGTGCAGAATCATGGACAGGAGTTCGCTGCAATGGCCCTTCAGTTATTCAGCT TATAATTCCTGGGCTTCAGCTTGGTGGTAACCTAGGGTTCCAACTCTCTAATCTTCGTAACTTGAAGCAGCT GGATATCAGCTCAAATTACATTCAGGGTGAAATTCCGTACCACTTGCCTGCTAATGTCACACATTT AAACTTGGCCAACAACAATTTTAGCCAGAAGATTCCTTACTCCTTGACAAACATGAAGCATCTTCGGCATCT GAACCTAAGCCACAACTCACTGTCTGGACCAATTGGAAACGTTCTCACAGGACTCACAAATCTCAAAGAAAT GGATTTGTCATTCAATAATTTTACCGGAGATCTACCCAGTTCATTTGAAGATTTGAAAAATCTAACAAGCTT GTTCTTAGAAAGCAATGGATTTACTGGATCTGTTAATATTCTGTCTAACCTCCCGCTCTCGGATCT GGATATCCGAGATAACCACTTTAGCGGTGTTATTCCACAGACGTTTCAATCTATTCTTAACCTCTG GGGGAAACAGATTCCACAGAGGAGAAGGTCTTGTACCCTGGTTATTTCCATGGGAAAGTACACCGAGTCCACCATCTATTGA